Within the Ignavibacteria bacterium genome, the region TCTTTCTCCATCTGCATCTTCATTGCGTTTCTTCATCGCCGAAAGTTCAACGGAAGTTTTTTCGAGCAACGTTTCATCATACATCGCAAACATTTTTTGAATTGCGAAGCCGACATTTTCCGGTTCGGTAATAGTCATCACGGGAACACCGCTCGGCATTCTCAAGGTGGAAAAAATATCCGCGCCGCCAAATCTATCAGAATACGGCGGGCAAGCAATCACTGGAAATTTTGTGTTCGCCGCTGTTACGCCGGAAAGTCCGTTACTTCTCCCCGCAACCGTTACATACACAAGCGGCTCGATACTTGCGTCATATTCCTTGAGCATTTTCGCAAGTCGTTCCGGTTCTTTATGCGCAGAACAAATTCTATACTCATTCGGAATGCCGCGCTTGTTCAATTCACTCAGAATTTTTTTGCAATGTTCATCATCTGCGGGACTTCCGGCAATGAGCGCAACAAAATAACCTTTGATAATTCTGTTCGCTTTCAAATTGTTGCATAATCGTCGCGGTGAAAATTCAGTAGAAGGAATAAATTCTTTTCCGAGAAGTTGTTCGTACAGTTCAATGTAACGCAATGATGTGTTGATACGCATTTCTTCCGTCAGTATCGGCGCGTTGTTGCCGTGAATATCATAACCGCTTTCGATAAGTTGCTGGCGTAAAAATTCTTTCGACAATTCTTTTTGCGATTTATTTTCTTTGAACAGTTTTTCATACGAATCCGCATACCAATACCGTGATGAATCCGGCGTGAGAATTTCATCAATCACCATCAGGTTTCCCTTCGCATCCATTCCCCATTCAAATTTTGTATCCACGAGAAGTAAATTTCTGCTCGCGGCAAATTGTTCACCAAAGCGAAACAATGCAAACGATTTCTCTTTGATTGTTTTCAGTTGCTTAACCGAAACAAGTTTTTGTTTCACAATTTCATCTTCGGAAATATCTTCATCGTGCCCCGTGTCGGCTTTTGTTGTCGGCGTAAAAAGTAATTCTTTGAGTAGCTCGTTGCGTTTGTTGTGTTTCAGATATTTTGCGAGAGGAATACTGCATTTTGTTTTTTTGCCGTCATCGAAATAATCGCGCGCCATACTTCCCGTAATGTACGCGCGGACAATCGCTTCGATTTTAAACGGCGATGCTTCCTTCACCAAAAACGCATTGACATCGGGAGAGGCGAGATGTGCATTCGGGACAATGGATTTTGTTTGTTCGAGAAAGTGCGCTGCAATCTCGTTGAGGATTTGTCCCTTGAACGGAATTGTTCCGAGAACATAATCGAACGCGGAAATTCTATCGGTCGTAATCATCAATCGCTTATCGGCGAGAGAATAATTTTCTCTCACCTTTCCGCGATAATAATTTTTCTTCGTTACGAGTTCGGGAATGAACGCGCTGTCGAGTGTTTTGTTGAGTTGCTTCTGTATAATATTTTGTAATTCGTGTTTGTTCATGTTCAATTTAAGTTTGGAGTAGTACTTGTCATTCCGTGCTTGTCACGGAATCCATTTATGCTATTAACTTTGGAAATAAATCCAACCACTCTGGATTTTCTTTTTCTATCAATTCTACTTTCCATTGTCGTCGCCATTTCTTTATTCGCTTTTCTCTTGTGATTGCTTCACGAATATCTAACCATTCTTCAAAATACACAAGGTTGTGAACGTTATACTTTTCAGTAAATCCTTTGACGATATTTCGTTTATGTTCATCAACTCTGCGAATCAAATTATTTGTAACACCAGTATAAAGTGTTCCGTTTTTCTTACTTGCTAAAATATAAACGTAGTACCGTTTTTCCATTTATACATTTCTTGTTCAATTGTCATTCCCGCGAAAGCGGGAATCCAATACAGTTTTCATTTCTCTTTTTCAGCCAAAATTTGTTTTGCCTCTTTCAAATCTATCTTTGCTTTATGTCCGTGCTTCTCAAGTAAATTTAAAAGATTTCCACCGTTGAGTAGAGTCAATGGTTTTCCTTTTGCAAACTCATAAGCGTCAGGCCCATAATCAGAAGTTGCAACAAGAATTCCTTTAGTTGCACCTTCATTCATTACCGTTCCAAAAAGGTCTCTTACTGCAGAGACTCCAACTGTATTTGTGTAACGTTTTGCTTGTATTACAATTTTACCTCCACGAATTGGGTCAGGGTCAAAAGCAACAGCATCAACTCCTCCATCTCGACTTGCTTGTGTTACTTTTACTTCTCCGCCAGTTTGTTTGAACTCTTTTTCAAACAACTCTCGTATCAAATGTTCAAAATCTTCCCAATCCATTGCGGCAAGATTTGTGGTATTATCTAAAGAATTAGCAACTTCATATGAAGAAATAAATCTTTTATCTTCTCGATTTATTTGAAGTACAGGCGCAATCGGAGTTATAGAATGAAGTTTTGAGCTTCCAATACCTTTTAGCGTTTTAAAACAAGTTTTCGGTTCAATCTTTGAGAGGTCAATTGATTGAAATTCTTCTTTGCTGGTTTGCAAGGAAATTATGCACGCATTGATTGGCTTTCCAGTTCCTTTATCTATCGATTCAACCCAACCATTAAACACAATAGATTTTATTGCCCCAGCGACATCTGCTTCGAACAACTCGTGAATTGTTCGCAAACAAATTTGGTAAACTACACTATCATAAAGTTTGTTAAGCGTTGCTTCTGGCAAAAAAACTTCAACTTCTTCATCGCGGGATTGATTATACTTTACCTCTTTAATTTTTGGTAAACCTTCTTGTATCGGTAAAGAATAATCAACTATTAAGATTTGAGATTCTGAATTATAATCAAGTTCAAACTCTTGTGGAAAATAATCTGGATACTTGGAATTCGATAAAACCATCTCGCAATAATCTACAATAGCATCTCTATTTTTACTAATGTATTCTTCTTTTCTCTTTTCAATTAGTTCATTTTTCTCCTTTTGATTATTCAAGAATTCCAATTTTTCTACTTCCCACATTTGCAATTCTAATTGATACTCTTCTATTATTTTATTCGTTTCATCCTCGAATTGTTTGTTTCGTTCTTCATTTAGCTTAATTACTTCTTCTTTTTCTATTACCCATTTTTCATAGTCCAATTTAAAATTATTTTTTGCTTCATCTAATTTTCTTTGTCTTCTTGACGATGATACTTTATCAAGAAAACCAAACTCTGGTTGATATTTGAAACCAGTCTCTTTTGGCTCCCATGGAAAATATAATAATTTCGGTTTTGTCAATAATACAGGTTTAAGGGGTTTTGGTTTTGTAAAATCTGACCGATCTTTAAGAGTTTCCCAGATAATTGCATCGTTTATCGAAAGAGTATGATCTAAAATATTTTCTAATTCTCCAATTGCTTGTTGTGCTTCTTCTGTTTTTTCTCTTGCCTCAAGGTTTTGTATTTTTTTTGCCCACATCTCGTTCCAAGTTGCTAATTGAGCTTCTGCCTTTTGCTCAACGATATATTTATCTGAACCTCTGATAAGGCGATATTTGTTCAATCCTTTGTGTCTTACTTCTATTTGCCACATAATTTCAAATAATATTTTTTATTTACGATTGTTTTCTATATCGGTAATTTGGATTCCCGCTTTCGCGGGAATGACAAGTTGGTAGTGGTCGTTGTTTTATCAATCTTTCATCCTAAAAATGCGCAAAGCATCGTTCTCCCGTAATTGCAAGCGCAATGTTGTGTTCGTTTGCGGCTTTGATAATTTCTGCATCGTTGATAGAGCCGCCGGGGAAAATAATTGCAGTTACTCCTTCTTTCGCAACAGCATCAATAGAATCTCTGCTTGGGAAAAAAGCATCGCTTGCCATCGCGAAACCAACGAGTGAATGTCCTTTTTGTTTTGCTTTTGCAATTGCTTGTTCCACTGCACCGATGCGTTCTTGTTGTCCCGTGCCAATTGCAATTGTAATTCCATTGTTTACAAACACGATTGCATTCGAGCGAACATTGATTGTTATGTACCACGCTGTAAGCATATCTTCAATTTCTTTTTCCGTTGGAAATCGTTTGATGGAAACATCACCAACTCCGGCATCGAGAATAAGGTTTTCTTTTGAACGAATAGAAGTTACAAATGGAATTTCCAACGCAACCGAACCATCGGCAAACATTTTCGGTACGATGAAATCTTTCACATCGTCGCCATCAAATTTTGGAAGTGAATCGAGATGTGAAAATGTAACAATGCGAATATCTTTGTTCACTCCGTAGCGTTTTGTATTGTGAAGAATCTCGAGCGCTTCATCATTAAACGAAGGCGCGGCAACAACCTCAAAAAAACTTTTCATTATTTCATCCGCTGTTTCAGCATCAACATTTGTATTCAACACAATCACTCCGCCAAATGCAGCACGCTCATCGCAATTTCTCGCTTGTTGAAATAATGTTTTGAGCGAAACGTTTTTATTCTGTTGAACTGCAACTCCGCTTGGGTTCAAATGTTTCATAATCGTAACAGCGGGTTGCGGAAAATATTTTAAAATTTGCAGTGCGTGTTCAATGTCTTGTAAGTTGGTAAGCGATGGTCCGCCTTTTCCCATTTTCAAAAATCGCAATGAACCAAGCGGAGTGTTTTCATTTCCGACTTCTTTATAAAATGCGCACGGTTGATTGGGATTTGTTCCGTACCGCATCGGAAAAATATTTCCGTCGTTATCATTCCATTTGACACGGGAATATTTTTTCATTCCATTTCCGAAATTCATTTCAATGAATTCCGGAAATTGTTCGCTCGCAGTTGCCGTGCGATAAACTTTTTTGAGATTGGAAATATCAGTGGGCATTATTCTTTGATTTGATACAACAAGTTATCGTCAACATTGAAGAAGAGCGGTGCAATGAGGATTTTTGGATAACGAAATCGCAAACGCTGCGCTTCACCAAGAACAAAATCAATCTCATTGCCGATTTCAAATTGCGGTGCGTGATGCCAAAAATGTTCTTCTGCATCGTGGCGACTCCATCCTGCGTTTTCCACAAGTCCTTTGATAAAATTTTCTTTGCGCGAAATCAAATTCACCATTCCACAATTGTTATGGCAAATAAGCGCAAACGCTTTTACATCGCCGATGGAAATTGCGTACGAAACTTTGAATTCATTGTTCCGAAAATTTGCTCCGCCGCTTCGTAAAATAAATGCGAAGTTATTCGGAATGTGCAACTGCTTGCGATTATCCATACACATCCCAACAAGTAATTCTGCTTTTTCATACGGCACAAATTCTTTGTCGAGATTGTGATATTCGAGAAGTTTTTCAACCGGTGTGTTGTGATAGTGAGAAAAAATATCTTTCTGTGTTCTAACTGTTATTAAACGTTCCATTGTGAGAATACATTATTCGATTGGTGAACGAAGTTTTACTGGCGTTGAAACTTTTTTTCGAAGTTTGAGATTGAGCATTTCGACAAAAACGGAAAATGCCATTGCAAAATAGATATACCCTTTTGAAATGTGTTGGTCAAATCCTTCTGCGATGAGAGTTACTCCAATGAGAAGGAGAAAACTTAACGCAAGCATTTTTACTGTCGGATGGCGTTCAACAAAATTACTGATAGAAGTAGCAGAGAGCATCATAAAGAGTACTGCAACAATTACGGCGGTAATCATAATTCCAATTTGATTTGTCATTCCGATTGCAGTGATAACAGAATCGAGAGAAAAGACAATATCGAGCATCGTGATTTGAATGATAACGTTTGCGAAGGAATATGCTACGATTTGTGTTGTTGATTCTGCGCCTTCGAGTTTTGCGTGAATTTCATGCGTACTTTTTGCAAGAAGAAATAATCCACCGAGAATAAGAATCAGATCACGTCCTGAAATTTCATTTCCCCATACGCCAAAAAGCGGAGATGTAAGTTTCATTACCCATGTTAGGGAAAAAAGAAGTGCGACGCGCATAATCATTGCAAGCGCAAGTCCGATGATACGCGCTTTCGGTTGCTGTTCAGTTGGAAGTTTTCCCGTGAGAATAGAAATGAAGATAATATTATCAATGCCCAAAACGATTTCAAGCGAAGTGAGCGTGAGTAGCGCAATCCAGAATTCTGATGTAAAAAGTAATTCCATAGAAGTAAACATTATTTCATTTTTTCGTCAACGGGTTCCCACAATTCAATTTTGTTTCCTTCCGGGTCCATTATCCAGCCGAATTTTCCGAAATCGTATTCTTCAAATTTGTCAATTACTTCAACACCTTCTTCGCGCAGTGTTTTCAATAACTCCGTAAGATTTTCCACGCGATAATTGATCATCGTTTCTTTTGTGCTTGGAAGAAAATAGTCTGTCTCTTTTTTAAACGGATTCCAAACCGTAGTTCCTTTTATATCCGGATTATCTACATCGCGCCACTCGAACATTGCTCCGTACGGGTCGCTTTCAATTCCTAAATGTTTGCGATACCATTCTTTTTGTTGTTGAATATCATCGCATTTGAAAAATATTCCACCGATTCCTGTTACACGTTTCATAAGATTTTAGTTTTGTTGTTTATAATATATGTTTCAAAAAAATTCGTTTTATAATTCATCATCACGCACGCGATAGCAACACGAAATTCTTCGTTCAACATTACAAACACTTCTTCGCATAAATTTTTCGGAGTCGAAGATTGTAAAATAATTTCTCTCGGTTCACCAACAAATGATGGAAGTGGGTTTATATATTCACCGTTGTATGTCGAAATATATTTTGCATTCCCTGTTTGTAATTGAACATAAAAAAATAATCTTTCTTCTCGCCCATTGTCATTTCGTTTTAAAATACTGAAAGTACATTCACTACCGGTTTCGCTGATACAAGCGGAAATACGCGGTGTGAAATGCGGTTCATCGGGTTCATAAGTCCAATGCGTTAATGCTTGTTGCAAAATATCTTTTGTGTTTCGACTTCGTTTCTCTGCGCTCAACACTACGTTATCAATTGTTTCAATGATTGAACTCGTTTGTTTTCCATTGCTGACGACGATTCCTTTTTTCCACCACATTGCCGGATAAATGAGTAGTTCTCTGTCGCCTTTATTTACAATAGTTTCGTCCGTTGGAACAACGAATATTGTTTTTTCTTGTTCATCGAGAATCAATTTTCTTGCGTGACTTGATTCTGAACGTCCCGTAAGTGCATACAGTGCAAAAACATTTTCGTCAATAGTTTTTCCAACGATGATAATTCTACCGGGGTAATTTTCAAGCATTGTTTGCCACGAATTTCACGGAATGTTTTTTATACGTTTACACTCGATTCGATTGAAGATATATTTTCATACTTCTTCAATTTCGGTTTCACAACGTCATTCAGATATTCTTCCACTTGATGTTCTGCTCTTCCGGCAAAAAGATTTGGATTCTGTGAAAGCGAATCGAGTTCTTCTTGTGCGATTGGAATTTCTTTATCCATTGCGATAAGTTCAAACAAAGAATTTTCTTCACCCTCAAGTTTCATTTTCTTTGCAACTTCTTTCGAATGCATTTTTATTCGCTCGTGAATTTCTTGTCTGCTTTTTCCTTTTGCAACTGAACGCATCAAAATTTCTTCCGTTGCAAGAAAAGGAAGTTCACGTTGTAAATGTTTTGCAATTTGTTTTTCATACACAACTAAATTACTCGTAATGTTTGCATATAAAATCAGCACAGCATCGGCAAGCAAAAAAGATTCGGGAATATCAATGCGGCGAATTGCAGAATCATCAAGCGTTCGTTCGAGCCATTGATTGGCAGCGGTTTGATATGCGTTTGTTGGTTTTGTAAATAACATTCGCGCCAAACTTGTCATTCGTTCGCAGCGCATCGGATTGCGTTTGTAAGCCATTGCCGATGAACCTGTTTGCGACTTTTCAAACGGCTCTTCCATAATTTGCAAGTTGGAAAGCAAACGCAAATCTACAGCAAATTTGTGCGCGCTTGTTCCGATTCCCGCGAGTGTTTCCAAAACTTTTGCATCAACTTTGCGCGGATATGTTTGTCCCGTTACAAAATATGTTGCATCAAATCCTAATTCTTGCGCAACACGTTTATCGAGTTCTTTCACTTTTTTTTCATCACTGTTGAAAAGTTGTAAAAATGTTGCTTGCGTTCCCGTTGTTCCTTTGATACCGCGTGCTTTCAAAATTTTGTCTTCGACAAATTCGAGTGAATCCAAATCGAACAATAAATCTTGAATATAGAGCGTTGAGCGTTTTCCGATTGTTGTCGGTTGTGCCGGTTGATAATGCGTGTAACCAAGCGTAACAAGTCCTTTGTGTGTTTCGGAAAATTGAACAAGATTTCGCAACACGCCGATAAGTTGTTCTTTTATGAATTGCAATGCGCGTTTTATTTGCCAGAGTTCTGCATTGCAAACAATATCACAACTCGTTGCGCCGAGATGAAGAATCGGTTCTGCATTGGGACATTGTTTTCCGAATGCAAACACGTGACTCATTATATCGTGGCGAATTTCTTTTTCCTTCGCTTCGGCGACATCGTAATTGATGTTCGTTGCAAATTGCTTCAACTCATCAATATGTTCTTTGCGAATGGAAGTTAAACCAAGTTCCATTTGCGTTTCAGCGAGCGTTATCCAAATTGTTCGCCAGAGTTCAAATTTTGTTTGCTCGGAAAATAATTCCACCATTCGCTTCGATGAATAGCGAGTGATGAGTGGGTTTTGGTATGTGTTGTAATTCACGTTTTTATTTTTTCAACTTCGTGCCTTTGTGTTTTCGTGGCAAATAATAAAAACCACTAAGACACGAAGAACACTAAGGTTCACTAAGTAATTTATTTTGACTCAATATACATTCCGTTATTATAAATCCCCATTGCTTTTCCTTTCAGCTTCCATTTATCGAACGGAGAGTTTTTGGATTTCGATTTGAATTGCTGCACATCTACAGTCCATTCTTTTTTTGCATCAATCAACGTGAAGTTTGCCTTTTCTCCGACTTCAATTTTTATTTCATGAAGTGAAAGAATTTTTCTCGGATTCACAGAAAGTTTATCAATTAATTGTTTCCACGTAAGAGTTTTTGTTTCGATTAGTTTTGTAACACAAAGTCCAATCGTTGTTTCAAATCCAACAATACCAAACGGCGCATAAATATATTCCACATCTTTTTCGTCAATTGAATGCGGCGCGTGGTCAGAGGCAATCACATCAATTGTTCCGTCATGCAAACCAACGAGCAACTCATCTACATCATCTTGTGTTCGCAATGGCGGATTCATTTTTGTATTTGTATTGAACGAACGAACTTCCTCATCCGTCAATGAAAAATGATGCGGCGTAACTTCGCAACTTACGTTTAACTTTTTCTTCTTTGCTTGCCGCATTATTTCAATTGATTCTTTCACACTCAAATGCGCGGCGTGGTATTTTCCTTTTACATATTCAACAATTTGCACATCGCGTTGCAACATTGTCGTTTCTGCAAGCCGCGGAATTGCTGACATTCCCAGCGTAGTCGAAATAAATCCTTCATTTATTACACCTTTTCCCGCAAGCGATTTATCTTCGCAATGTTGAATAAACGGCAAATTATACATTGAGCCGTATTCCAAAATTCTTCGAACCAAATCTGCATTCTCCACCGGACTTCCATCATCAGAAAGAGCGACAGCACCGGCTTCGGCAAGTTCTGCAATGGGAGAAAGTTCTTTTCCCTCGCGTGATTTCGTAGCAGCAGCAATCGGAAATACTTCAACGGCAGGAACACTTTTTCTCGCTTGCGATTTTATATATTCAACTGTTGCGGCAGAATCAACAGCGGGATTTGTATTCGGCATACAAGCAACAGCAGTAAATCCGCCGTTCGCCGC harbors:
- a CDS encoding adenylosuccinate lyase, with translation MNYNTYQNPLITRYSSKRMVELFSEQTKFELWRTIWITLAETQMELGLTSIRKEHIDELKQFATNINYDVAEAKEKEIRHDIMSHVFAFGKQCPNAEPILHLGATSCDIVCNAELWQIKRALQFIKEQLIGVLRNLVQFSETHKGLVTLGYTHYQPAQPTTIGKRSTLYIQDLLFDLDSLEFVEDKILKARGIKGTTGTQATFLQLFNSDEKKVKELDKRVAQELGFDATYFVTGQTYPRKVDAKVLETLAGIGTSAHKFAVDLRLLSNLQIMEEPFEKSQTGSSAMAYKRNPMRCERMTSLARMLFTKPTNAYQTAANQWLERTLDDSAIRRIDIPESFLLADAVLILYANITSNLVVYEKQIAKHLQRELPFLATEEILMRSVAKGKSRQEIHERIKMHSKEVAKKMKLEGEENSLFELIAMDKEIPIAQEELDSLSQNPNLFAGRAEHQVEEYLNDVVKPKLKKYENISSIESSVNV
- a CDS encoding restriction endonuclease, which encodes MWQIEVRHKGLNKYRLIRGSDKYIVEQKAEAQLATWNEMWAKKIQNLEAREKTEEAQQAIGELENILDHTLSINDAIIWETLKDRSDFTKPKPLKPVLLTKPKLLYFPWEPKETGFKYQPEFGFLDKVSSSRRQRKLDEAKNNFKLDYEKWVIEKEEVIKLNEERNKQFEDETNKIIEEYQLELQMWEVEKLEFLNNQKEKNELIEKRKEEYISKNRDAIVDYCEMVLSNSKYPDYFPQEFELDYNSESQILIVDYSLPIQEGLPKIKEVKYNQSRDEEVEVFLPEATLNKLYDSVVYQICLRTIHELFEADVAGAIKSIVFNGWVESIDKGTGKPINACIISLQTSKEEFQSIDLSKIEPKTCFKTLKGIGSSKLHSITPIAPVLQINREDKRFISSYEVANSLDNTTNLAAMDWEDFEHLIRELFEKEFKQTGGEVKVTQASRDGGVDAVAFDPDPIRGGKIVIQAKRYTNTVGVSAVRDLFGTVMNEGATKGILVATSDYGPDAYEFAKGKPLTLLNGGNLLNLLEKHGHKAKIDLKEAKQILAEKEK
- a CDS encoding carbonic anhydrase, coding for MERLITVRTQKDIFSHYHNTPVEKLLEYHNLDKEFVPYEKAELLVGMCMDNRKQLHIPNNFAFILRSGGANFRNNEFKVSYAISIGDVKAFALICHNNCGMVNLISRKENFIKGLVENAGWSRHDAEEHFWHHAPQFEIGNEIDFVLGEAQRLRFRYPKILIAPLFFNVDDNLLYQIKE
- a CDS encoding IMP cyclohydrolase, translated to MPTDISNLKKVYRTATASEQFPEFIEMNFGNGMKKYSRVKWNDNDGNIFPMRYGTNPNQPCAFYKEVGNENTPLGSLRFLKMGKGGPSLTNLQDIEHALQILKYFPQPAVTIMKHLNPSGVAVQQNKNVSLKTLFQQARNCDERAAFGGVIVLNTNVDAETADEIMKSFFEVVAAPSFNDEALEILHNTKRYGVNKDIRIVTFSHLDSLPKFDGDDVKDFIVPKMFADGSVALEIPFVTSIRSKENLILDAGVGDVSIKRFPTEKEIEDMLTAWYITINVRSNAIVFVNNGITIAIGTGQQERIGAVEQAIAKAKQKGHSLVGFAMASDAFFPSRDSIDAVAKEGVTAIIFPGGSINDAEIIKAANEHNIALAITGERCFAHF
- a CDS encoding GIY-YIG nuclease family protein translates to MEKRYYVYILASKKNGTLYTGVTNNLIRRVDEHKRNIVKGFTEKYNVHNLVYFEEWLDIREAITREKRIKKWRRQWKVELIEKENPEWLDLFPKLIA
- a CDS encoding TerC family protein; the encoded protein is MELLFTSEFWIALLTLTSLEIVLGIDNIIFISILTGKLPTEQQPKARIIGLALAMIMRVALLFSLTWVMKLTSPLFGVWGNEISGRDLILILGGLFLLAKSTHEIHAKLEGAESTTQIVAYSFANVIIQITMLDIVFSLDSVITAIGMTNQIGIMITAVIVAVLFMMLSATSISNFVERHPTVKMLALSFLLLIGVTLIAEGFDQHISKGYIYFAMAFSVFVEMLNLKLRKKVSTPVKLRSPIE
- a CDS encoding dihydroorotase; the protein is MNSSYLFKNAHVIDPLTKTDEITSVLVENGNIKKIAKKISTEKNTRVIDCNGIILAPGFCDMHTHLREPGYEHKETIETGLTSAANGGFTAVACMPNTNPAVDSAATVEYIKSQARKSVPAVEVFPIAAATKSREGKELSPIAELAEAGAVALSDDGSPVENADLVRRILEYGSMYNLPFIQHCEDKSLAGKGVINEGFISTTLGMSAIPRLAETTMLQRDVQIVEYVKGKYHAAHLSVKESIEIMRQAKKKKLNVSCEVTPHHFSLTDEEVRSFNTNTKMNPPLRTQDDVDELLVGLHDGTIDVIASDHAPHSIDEKDVEYIYAPFGIVGFETTIGLCVTKLIETKTLTWKQLIDKLSVNPRKILSLHEIKIEVGEKANFTLIDAKKEWTVDVQQFKSKSKNSPFDKWKLKGKAMGIYNNGMYIESK
- a CDS encoding VOC family protein, yielding MKRVTGIGGIFFKCDDIQQQKEWYRKHLGIESDPYGAMFEWRDVDNPDIKGTTVWNPFKKETDYFLPSTKETMINYRVENLTELLKTLREEGVEVIDKFEEYDFGKFGWIMDPEGNKIELWEPVDEKMK